In one bacterium genomic region, the following are encoded:
- a CDS encoding SoxR reducing system RseC family protein: MNQPQNRASLICNTARVTGLQGRLALIEVSRTSACEGCSQQGGCAISLEQGSPGRTLAENPLGARPGDTVEVSLPEGVVVWGALTVYILPLVALFAGMFLAERYGAALAPGWGQNALDMAGGALGLAVGLVLVRLASRHWRILTSRPEITRIIARAQ; the protein is encoded by the coding sequence ATGAACCAGCCCCAGAACAGGGCGAGCCTGATCTGCAACACGGCCCGGGTGACCGGGCTGCAGGGACGGCTGGCGCTGATTGAGGTGTCGCGGACCTCGGCCTGCGAGGGCTGCAGCCAGCAGGGGGGATGCGCGATATCGCTGGAACAGGGGAGCCCCGGCCGCACTCTGGCCGAGAACCCCCTGGGCGCCCGTCCCGGCGACACGGTGGAGGTCTCGCTGCCCGAGGGGGTGGTGGTCTGGGGCGCGCTGACAGTCTACATCCTGCCCCTGGTCGCCCTGTTCGCCGGCATGTTCCTGGCCGAGCGCTACGGGGCCGCTCTGGCGCCCGGCTGGGGCCAGAACGCGCTGGATATGGCGGGCGGGGCGCTGGGCCTGGCCGTGGGCCTGGTCCTGGTGCGTCTGGCCAGCCGTCACTGGCGCATCCTCACCTCGCGGCCCGAGATAACGCGCATTATCGCGCGGGCGCAATGA